The genomic DNA TAGATTAAAGATGACAGAGAATGGAGGATTTCTAGACATATTTAGCAGAGTGAAATTGAGATCAGATCAAGTTATGCAtggttttttgtttctttttaaaGTCACAAAATGTCCTCTTATACATTTTTTAGGGTTCTAAGACTGGTATTAGTCTTAAAAGTTTTAGATCAAACAGATGAAGCAAAAGAAGTGCAATCTCTTGAGTTCCTTTTTTTCTTCTGGAAGACATAGATGTAGGATTTAATATGAAATAATTACATAAAAAATTACCAGGTCATGAAGAAGAATAAATTTTTGAATGTTTATCTTGGGGTCACAAAAATGTCCTTTTCCTATTCGTCTAGGGTTTTCATCAACTGCCATTGATCTTAAGGATCGATGATTTATAGATCAATTCGAGTCGAGGAAAAAGCAAAGCGATCATAGAGAACGAACGAGTACCAGGTGATGAAGAAGATCTTGCTCTTCTGGCAGTTATCACGGGAGACGAAGTCGAAGTCGAAGACGGCGTAGCGGCAGTCGTCGGCTGGGAGGGCGGCGGCGAGGCCGTCGTAGCCCTCGCCGGCGGCGCCGACCTTGTCGACCATCACCTCCCGTGCCTGCTCGTCGATCTTGTACACCACGTAGCGGCTCACTTTCTTCCACTTCATCTCCATGAATGAGCTCAAACACTCCTGCTTCACCCGCATCCCCTCCGTCGCCTACCATTATTTTCCCCCGGAAAAAAAACAGCCTTTCGAATCAAAATCGAAACATTATATGATTAAAGTAAGAAATCGTGGATAATTCACCATCTTGAAAGCCATCGCCATGGTTGATGGTTGGAGCTTGCCTGTGGCGATCGGTGAGCTCTGCTTCTGCCTTCGGAGTAGAAGACATTCTCAGAGGGAATAATTTTATAGGCCGACGAAATATCCTCCTTTTTCACAATAAACGGAaaattttcttttt from Zingiber officinale cultivar Zhangliang chromosome 4A, Zo_v1.1, whole genome shotgun sequence includes the following:
- the LOC121971237 gene encoding actin-depolymerizing factor 5-like, whose translation is MAMAFKMATEGMRVKQECLSSFMEMKWKKVSRYVVYKIDEQAREVMVDKVGAAGEGYDGLAAALPADDCRYAVFDFDFVSRDNCQKSKIFFITWSPTASRIRSKILYATSKQGLRRLLEGIHYEVQATDPTEMGFDVIQEKAK